Proteins co-encoded in one Flavobacterium fluviale genomic window:
- a CDS encoding LysE family translocator — protein sequence MINDILAGLPWGLFLSFMVGPVFFILLETSITKGFRAAIVFDCGVVLGDIFFIAIAYLGSYRLIQSLKDKPALFIFGGIIMLAYGIISFVRLKNEEKIDDDEIDRDIIKRNYGSLFIKGFLLNVINIGVLGFWLAVIISIGPKLEMQNSRMLTFFTSVIITYLLVDCLKIVLAKQLKSKMTPTNIVKIKKGISIVLMVFGVALITQGWFPKEKEMVKNAFEKIEK from the coding sequence ATGATAAATGATATTTTGGCTGGGCTGCCATGGGGACTTTTTCTAAGTTTTATGGTAGGTCCAGTATTTTTTATACTATTAGAAACCAGTATTACAAAAGGATTCAGAGCAGCAATTGTCTTTGACTGCGGCGTAGTTCTTGGTGATATCTTTTTTATAGCAATTGCGTATTTAGGAAGTTACAGACTAATTCAAAGTTTAAAAGACAAACCTGCATTATTCATTTTTGGAGGAATAATAATGCTGGCTTACGGTATAATTTCTTTCGTAAGATTAAAAAATGAAGAAAAAATAGACGATGACGAAATTGATCGTGATATTATTAAAAGGAATTACGGAAGTTTATTTATAAAAGGCTTTTTACTAAACGTTATAAACATTGGAGTATTAGGTTTTTGGTTAGCTGTTATCATTTCTATTGGTCCAAAATTAGAAATGCAAAACTCAAGAATGCTTACTTTTTTTACATCAGTAATCATTACTTATTTACTGGTTGATTGTCTTAAAATAGTATTAGCCAAACAATTAAAATCTAAAATGACACCTACTAATATCGTTAAAATCAAAAAGGGAATTAGTATTGTTTTAATGGTTTTTGGAGTGGCTTTAATCACACAAGGCTGGTTTCCAAAAGAAAAAGAAATGGTTAAAAACGCTTTCGAAAAAATAGAAAAGTAG
- a CDS encoding head GIN domain-containing protein has translation MKKLIIGAAILFVQMSFGQVTKELGEFDTVKVYDKLNVKLVQSSENKVVIKGAREAEVEAVNKNGILKLRMPFPKLLSGNDLDITLYYKRIELIDVNEGAEVTSKETLKATSFKVSAQEGGKINVDLNVDKLKVSSVSGGEITATGKADNLDASLGAGGYFLGSKLATSQTKVSVSAGGKADVNASTLVDAKVSAGGSIYIYGKPKQINQKTVFGGKIEEVK, from the coding sequence ATGAAAAAGTTAATTATAGGAGCTGCAATTTTATTTGTTCAAATGTCTTTTGGTCAGGTTACCAAAGAATTAGGTGAATTCGATACCGTAAAAGTTTATGATAAGTTAAATGTAAAATTAGTTCAATCTTCAGAAAATAAGGTTGTTATTAAAGGAGCAAGAGAAGCAGAGGTTGAAGCTGTCAATAAAAATGGTATCTTAAAATTAAGAATGCCTTTTCCTAAACTATTATCAGGAAATGATTTAGATATTACTTTGTATTACAAAAGAATCGAATTGATTGATGTTAATGAAGGTGCAGAAGTTACAAGTAAAGAAACACTAAAAGCAACTTCATTTAAAGTAAGTGCGCAGGAAGGTGGAAAAATTAATGTAGATTTGAACGTTGATAAGTTAAAAGTAAGTTCAGTTTCGGGCGGAGAAATTACTGCAACTGGTAAAGCAGATAACCTTGATGCAAGTTTAGGAGCCGGAGGTTATTTCCTTGGAAGTAAATTAGCTACTTCTCAGACGAAAGTAAGCGTTTCTGCGGGCGGAAAAGCAGATGTTAATGCTTCGACCTTAGTTGATGCAAAAGTAAGCGCAGGAGGCTCTATTTACATTTATGGAAAACCAAAGCAAATAAATCAAAAAACAGTTTTTGGCGGTAAAATCGAAGAAGTAAAATAA
- the rnr gene encoding ribonuclease R has product MSKKIRKPIKKEKDFSGKIIKILSQNANKPFNYKQIGAKLELDDTNSRNQIIKELKILASQKKIIESEPGKYLVKAESQDYYEGTIDMTSRKTAYFICPDFAEDVFIPTNNLNRALDKDKVKVYVYNRRKGKRPEGEVIEVVERDKTEFVGVIDMQPNFAFVSTANPKMYTDIFIPKDKIGEAENGDVVLVKIEDWPKRADSPFGSVIKVLGKPGEHNTEIHAILAEYGLPSDFPVEVEVYAQKIDTSIQESEIAKRRDMRDTLTFTIDPKDAKDFDDALSFKKLENGNFEIGIHIADVSYYLEEGTILDDEAYQRATSVYLVDRVVPMLPEVLSNFACSLRPNEEKYTFSAIFEVSPTAQVINQWFGRTVIYSDQRFAYEEAQYIIETKDNTIPVDVSITGESYVVSDEITEATLKLDELAKILRKKRMQNGAISFDKVEVKFNLDAEGEPEGVYFKVSKDANHLIEEFMLLANRKVAEYIGKQKKTFVYRIHDEPNEDKLIAMQTVIAKFGYKIDFRNKGDISKSLNALMEEVNGKKEQNLIDTLAIRSMSKAKYSTDNIGHYGLAFDYYSHFTSPIRRYPDVMVHRLLQYYLDNGASVDEEVYETKCLHCSNMESLATNAERDSIKYMQVKYMQDHQDEEFLGVISGVTEWGIYVEIVSNKCEGMVRIREIKDDYYTFDEKQYALVGSTSNSILQLGDEIYVKVKNADLVKKQLDFHFLRRAE; this is encoded by the coding sequence ATGAGTAAGAAAATTAGAAAGCCGATAAAAAAAGAGAAAGATTTCTCTGGAAAAATAATAAAGATTTTATCGCAAAATGCTAATAAACCATTCAATTATAAACAAATAGGAGCAAAGCTTGAACTTGACGATACCAATAGCAGGAATCAAATTATAAAAGAACTAAAAATTCTAGCTTCGCAAAAGAAAATTATAGAATCAGAACCTGGAAAATATCTAGTAAAAGCCGAAAGTCAGGATTACTACGAAGGAACAATAGATATGACGAGCAGAAAAACTGCTTATTTTATTTGTCCAGATTTTGCAGAAGATGTTTTTATTCCGACCAATAATTTGAATCGTGCATTAGATAAAGACAAAGTAAAAGTCTATGTTTATAATAGAAGAAAAGGTAAAAGACCTGAAGGTGAAGTAATTGAAGTTGTAGAAAGAGATAAAACAGAATTTGTTGGTGTAATTGATATGCAGCCAAATTTTGCATTTGTTTCTACTGCAAATCCTAAAATGTATACCGATATTTTTATTCCAAAGGATAAAATTGGTGAAGCAGAAAACGGTGATGTTGTTTTAGTTAAAATCGAAGATTGGCCAAAAAGGGCTGATAGTCCGTTTGGATCTGTCATAAAAGTTTTAGGAAAACCTGGTGAACACAATACTGAGATTCACGCTATTTTAGCGGAATATGGACTTCCATCAGATTTTCCGGTAGAAGTGGAGGTTTATGCACAAAAGATAGATACTTCGATTCAGGAATCTGAAATTGCAAAACGTCGTGATATGCGTGATACGCTTACGTTTACGATAGATCCAAAAGATGCAAAAGATTTCGATGATGCCTTGTCTTTCAAAAAGTTAGAGAATGGAAATTTCGAGATTGGAATTCACATTGCCGATGTTTCTTATTATCTTGAAGAAGGTACAATTTTGGATGATGAAGCTTATCAAAGAGCAACTTCTGTTTATTTAGTAGATAGAGTAGTGCCGATGCTTCCAGAAGTTCTCTCCAATTTTGCCTGTTCACTTCGTCCGAATGAAGAGAAATATACATTCTCTGCGATATTCGAAGTTTCACCAACCGCTCAAGTTATTAACCAATGGTTTGGAAGAACTGTGATTTATTCAGATCAGCGTTTTGCTTACGAAGAAGCACAATATATTATTGAAACAAAAGATAATACAATTCCTGTTGATGTTTCAATTACTGGAGAATCTTATGTAGTTTCAGATGAAATTACCGAAGCAACTTTAAAATTAGATGAATTAGCAAAAATTTTGAGAAAGAAAAGAATGCAGAATGGTGCTATTTCTTTTGATAAAGTTGAAGTGAAATTTAATTTGGATGCAGAAGGTGAACCAGAAGGAGTTTACTTTAAAGTTTCTAAAGATGCCAATCATTTGATTGAAGAATTTATGCTTTTAGCCAATAGAAAAGTGGCTGAATACATTGGAAAACAAAAGAAAACATTTGTTTACAGGATTCACGACGAACCAAACGAAGACAAATTAATTGCGATGCAAACCGTAATTGCTAAATTTGGTTATAAAATAGATTTCCGTAACAAAGGAGATATTTCAAAGTCTTTGAATGCTTTGATGGAAGAAGTAAATGGTAAAAAAGAACAAAACTTAATTGATACTCTTGCGATTAGAAGTATGAGTAAAGCCAAATATTCTACAGATAACATTGGTCATTACGGTTTAGCTTTTGATTATTACAGCCATTTTACATCGCCAATTCGTCGTTATCCAGACGTTATGGTACACCGTTTGCTGCAATATTATTTAGATAATGGAGCTTCTGTAGACGAAGAAGTGTATGAAACAAAATGTCTGCATTGTTCCAATATGGAAAGTTTAGCAACTAATGCTGAGCGAGATAGTATTAAATACATGCAGGTTAAATACATGCAGGATCATCAGGACGAAGAATTCCTTGGAGTTATTTCTGGTGTTACTGAATGGGGAATTTATGTTGAAATTGTTTCTAACAAATGCGAAGGAATGGTAAGAATCAGAGAAATAAAAGATGATTACTATACTTTTGATGAAAAGCAATATGCATTAGTTGGATCGACTTCAAATAGTATTTTACAATTAGGAGATGAAATTTATGTTAAAGTAAAAAATGCAGATTTAGTTAAAAAACAACTTGATTTTCATTTTTTAAGAAGAGCAGAATAA
- a CDS encoding putative signal transducing protein: MESFKTIAVFNYQHETVVLKHLLEQEEIPYFFENEMTLSVVPMYTSALGGIKLKVHPNDFEEVQKILDNLNNPLTIV, encoded by the coding sequence ATGGAAAGCTTTAAGACCATCGCCGTATTCAATTATCAGCACGAAACAGTGGTTCTCAAACACTTACTCGAACAGGAAGAAATTCCATATTTTTTCGAAAACGAAATGACACTTTCAGTCGTTCCAATGTACACTTCGGCGCTGGGTGGAATCAAACTCAAAGTTCATCCCAATGATTTTGAAGAAGTGCAGAAAATTCTGGACAACCTCAATAATCCACTTACAATTGTTTAA
- a CDS encoding T9SS type A sorting domain-containing protein, which yields MHLLVNMFLYLLEIYKKQFMKKTLLILLFPLLSIGQTQIGTDINGETAQNYSGSSISLSSDGRVVAISASVEAGNGADSGQVRVFKNISGVWIQQGQAINGKDPYDSSGDSLSLSSDGSVVAIGSRYNDRNGYDSGQVRVYKNVSGVWTQVGADISGKANEDYSGWSVSLSADGTVVAIGAPGNDGSEGYRFYTGQVRIFKNISGVWTQIGADIYGEGAFDQSGDSVSLSADGNVVAIGAIYNKGNGTDSGHVRIYKNVSGVWTKIGADIDGKAIYDRIGSKLSLSADGNVVAIGRNFNESIGYSSSSGQVRVYKNVSNVWTQQGADINGEAISDSSGSSVSLSSDGSVVAIGAPYNAGNGQYSGHVRIYKNVSGVWIQLGFDIDGKAVGDRSGSSVSLSSNGNVVAIGAPLSSENGNYSGQVRVFDLSAAVLSSASFVLSSSSVYPNPSSDIVNIDLNQDLTLQKVNIYNTLGQLIKTENSNSISVSSLSTGVYFFEIITDRGKETKTVLVK from the coding sequence ATGCATTTACTTGTTAATATGTTTCTATATTTACTCGAAATTTATAAAAAGCAATTTATGAAAAAAACTCTACTTATTCTTTTATTTCCTCTACTGAGTATCGGACAAACTCAAATTGGAACTGATATCAATGGAGAAACCGCTCAAAATTATAGTGGCTCTAGTATAAGCTTATCTTCAGATGGTCGTGTAGTAGCAATTAGTGCTTCTGTTGAAGCTGGAAATGGAGCCGATTCAGGTCAAGTGCGTGTATTTAAAAATATATCTGGTGTGTGGATTCAACAAGGACAAGCTATCAACGGTAAAGATCCTTATGATAGCAGCGGAGATAGTTTAAGTTTATCTTCAGATGGCAGTGTAGTAGCCATTGGTTCTCGTTATAATGATAGAAATGGGTATGATTCAGGTCAGGTTCGAGTATATAAAAATGTCTCTGGCGTTTGGACTCAAGTAGGAGCTGACATTAGTGGAAAAGCTAATGAAGATTATAGTGGATGGAGTGTAAGTTTATCCGCAGATGGTACTGTGGTAGCGATTGGTGCTCCTGGAAATGATGGAAGTGAGGGATATAGATTTTATACAGGCCAAGTTCGTATATTTAAAAATATATCTGGTGTTTGGACCCAAATAGGAGCTGACATATACGGAGAAGGTGCTTTTGATCAAAGTGGTGATAGTGTAAGTTTATCTGCTGACGGTAATGTGGTAGCTATTGGCGCGATTTATAATAAAGGAAATGGAACAGATTCAGGGCATGTGAGAATATATAAAAATGTCTCTGGCGTTTGGACTAAAATTGGAGCAGATATCGATGGAAAAGCTATTTATGATCGTATAGGTTCCAAACTAAGTTTATCCGCAGATGGTAATGTTGTAGCGATTGGCCGGAACTTTAATGAGTCAATTGGTTACTCTTCATCTTCAGGCCAGGTACGAGTATATAAAAATGTATCTAATGTTTGGACCCAGCAAGGAGCTGATATCAATGGAGAAGCAATTTCTGATTCGAGTGGTTCTAGTGTTAGTTTATCTTCAGATGGCAGTGTAGTAGCAATTGGTGCTCCTTATAATGCTGGAAACGGACAGTATTCAGGCCATGTGAGGATATATAAAAATGTCTCTGGTGTTTGGATTCAACTAGGATTTGATATTGATGGAAAAGCTGTCGGGGATAGAAGTGGATCGAGTGTTAGTCTATCTTCAAATGGCAATGTGGTTGCTATTGGTGCTCCTCTTAGTTCTGAAAATGGAAACTATTCAGGTCAGGTTCGTGTTTTTGATTTATCGGCTGCAGTTTTAAGTTCTGCAAGTTTCGTATTATCAAGTTCTTCAGTTTATCCTAATCCTTCTTCTGACATAGTAAATATTGACTTAAACCAAGATTTAACATTACAAAAAGTAAATATATATAACACATTAGGTCAATTAATAAAAACTGAAAATAGTAATTCTATTTCAGTAAGTTCTTTATCTACTGGAGTTTACTTTTTTGAAATTATTACAGACAGAGGCAAAGAAACAAAGACTGTTTTAGTAAAATAA
- the rpiB gene encoding ribose 5-phosphate isomerase B produces MKISIGNDHAGPEYKKAIVEMLKAKGYEVTNYGTDTDASVDYPDFGHPVANDVSEGKADFGIVICGSGNGIAMTVNKHPKVRAGLCWTKEIAYLTRLHNDANIVSIPARFTSIPQAVEIVETFLTTAFEGGRHQNRVNKIACS; encoded by the coding sequence ATGAAAATTTCGATAGGAAACGACCACGCTGGACCAGAATATAAAAAAGCAATTGTTGAAATGCTTAAAGCAAAAGGATATGAAGTAACGAATTACGGTACTGATACTGATGCTTCTGTAGATTATCCAGATTTTGGACATCCGGTTGCAAATGATGTATCTGAAGGAAAAGCCGATTTTGGAATCGTAATATGTGGCAGCGGTAACGGAATTGCCATGACTGTTAATAAACATCCGAAAGTGAGAGCTGGCTTATGCTGGACTAAGGAAATTGCTTATTTGACACGTTTACACAATGATGCTAATATTGTGAGTATTCCAGCAAGATTTACCTCTATTCCACAAGCGGTTGAAATCGTTGAAACTTTTTTAACGACAGCTTTTGAAGGTGGAAGACACCAAAATAGAGTTAATAAAATTGCTTGCTCATAA
- a CDS encoding DUF1294 domain-containing protein has protein sequence MIDQYFAKIISLFLILQPMEVLLLYFLFVNSLTFIITGYDKFQAKRNKRRIQEAVLFLLAFIGGSIGLFIGMIFFRHKTSKFTFIMKFLYIILVQAVVIYLKYNRNI, from the coding sequence ATGATAGATCAATATTTTGCTAAAATAATATCTTTGTTTTTAATTTTACAGCCAATGGAAGTTTTATTACTATATTTTTTATTTGTTAATAGCCTTACATTTATTATAACAGGGTACGATAAATTTCAAGCAAAAAGAAATAAAAGACGAATTCAAGAAGCTGTCTTGTTTTTGCTCGCATTTATTGGCGGTTCAATTGGGTTGTTTATAGGAATGATATTCTTTAGACATAAAACGAGTAAATTTACTTTTATTATGAAATTCCTATATATAATTTTAGTTCAAGCTGTAGTAATCTATTTAAAATATAATCGTAATATATAG